A region of the Sardina pilchardus chromosome 3, fSarPil1.1, whole genome shotgun sequence genome:
GAGGCGCTTTTGAGGTTGCGATTTTATAACTAAACGCTAAACgcaagtaaacgcagtttaaTCCACCCCTGAAATTTAGACAAtaaccaccatcatcaaacacgcTCTGAATTCCTTTTTTGAAAGTCTGAGACCTCACcgagatcacagaattcatagttttacccacctcttatttttggcatttaaccctttcatgcacgcattatgaaaaaatatgcttttatatagaagttatgttattgtccacgtatgtggacagtgcgcaacaaaggggtaaaaaaggataaaatgtaatgacagaaaatgtggaaactgtggccctctacttcctccatactacccacccagccctctactacccccatactacccacccacctctctactacctccatactacccgcccaacccctctactacccccattattgctcaccgaccctcacccacccctctactacccccatattacccacctctactaccaccactacccaaccacccctctactacatccatactacccacccctctactactaatccacccacacctctagtactctcatacccacccctctactacccacccaaccctctactacccccatattaccataccaccttggcattaccacatgtaattaggtcattatttataaatatgtttaccaaatgtttgtttctttgtaatttaaagcaattaaaatcatatttgaaaaaaaaaaagagaaaaaaaagtcctagttacaaaatctaatttttggccatttaactcctctgttgcgcaacgtccacatacgtggacagttgctttttagggtctacaaactctattttacatccgatttaatttctgaaaacatagagttgttcaacacactctcctgtacagcataatatttttttttacatgattttgccttcttgagtactagctttttacagatatgcctggagcattcagcatatggccattactgtcactcatgttgaattgatgatgtcatcaagcagtcaatattccaaatataagatgatacatattgttaatatattgccaaggacctactaaaactgccctgaagtggattggtgtatatcaacatgataaataagtagaaaacagagttaaagttactgtccacgcatgtggacgttgcgcatgaaacgTAGCATATTATAGCAACAACATGTACATGATCAATTTCCACCACTCATGTTTAGGAATAACTTCGCAATATTCACATTTTGGAGGTAAAACGTGTCAGTGTGAATGCTGTCTAAGGAAACTGCCAAGCAAAACCGAAAAAAAATGTGCACTTGCTAATGAAAAGTTACACCTTGACAGCTATCAATTTTTTTCTTGCTCACTTCACTTGGTGGTGGACCACACCTCTACAGTAGGTACTATATGATATTAATAGCAGTTGCAGGAAGTGGTATTCACATTAGAAGTGCCTATTTCCTGTGAATCTAATAGACCCTCTGTTGTAAGACAGAAATctcactctttgtctctctttctctttgcagGGACGGTgtcaatctgtttgtttgttgtaatCCGTCCATTTTTCGACATGACTGCGCGAAGGCCCTCAACGCAAAGCTGCAGCCCCCACTGCTCCCTCGGGTTAGGGAGGGCGGCGCTGTGGATGCCCTTTGACCTTTTGATCACTTCCCAGTGACCGCTCACAGCAGGCCACTCTGAAGCCTGCTACCTCACAGCGGTGAATGGACTGAGATCGACGCGATAAATGTTCTGAGGCTTttaaagagtgagtgagtgctttTAAATGGCACCATGCGCATTAAAGGCAGAGTGCCATCTCAGCAAAAGGCTGTTAATATTTGatctcaacagccaatcaaattgtaCCTCTTCCTTCCCTGCTTTTTTTTAAGCAACGTTGTTGCAGCATTGGCTGAAATTGTTTATCGATCTATTATCAGTCCGAgccactgtgtttgttttcacgTATAAAGAGTCTAGACTGTGAACACCATGAGAACGCACAAAGAGTGGAAAGCTAGAGGGTTGAAATTCGGACAAATGTGGCTAAAAACGTATTGGACTAGAATTACAGTCTGTGGCTTTAAGACAGGTCATGACTAAACAGGTATACCACACTGGGTTTTGTGGCTAAAGTCCTTGAAACTCCAGGCCATGATTCCAAGTAGGTGGTTTAGTGGCAAACCTAGGTGATGTGACCAAGAGGAAGTTGTAAACCTGGCAACATAATACCCTGGCTTCAGTCTCCAAACTAAACAAAGTCAAAGGGCCCTTCTATTGGGAGGTTTACTCCTTCTGTCTTAACTTGCCCAGATCGGTCACTTAACCACTTGCCTGAAATACACCCCAGGCGAGTTTGCCATGGGTTTAAAGCCTTTAGAAGGCTGTTTGTATGTAGGTGTAAATTGTTGTAGAGTCCTGGATGTAAAGAACATGCTCTCGACGAACTCGTGCTAATTTAGCCGTGTCAGTTAGCAAAGATAGTACTTGCTGGCTTTTTTGTGCActgttaaattgtgtgtttttgttttcttttttatttctttattttttaatgttttttagtCATAATGCATTTTTCTCTAAATCTTATTTCCACCTTAGTAAGTGCATTTgttttatagagaatatttatttgtttatttgtttatctctTCCAGACATTATtatgaaagaaatacttgaaaaagCTGTTATTCCAGTCAGTCGATTTGTCAATTTGTAGGTATTAAAAGCGGTAAAAAAGACTGCAGACAACAACAAAATTCATAATAAGATCATAATATACCGTAAGAAGCTGACCATACATAGCTGATGGGATTAGAGATCTCTGTGACCATCAGCaggaggacagtgtgtgtgtgtgtgtgtgtgtgtgtgtgtgtgtgtgtgtgtgtgtgtgtgtgtgtgtgtgtgtgtgtgtgtgtgtgtgtgtgtgtgtgtgtgtgtgtgtgtgtgtgtgtgtgtgagtgagtgtgtgagtgagtgtgtgtgtgtgtgtgtgtgtgtgtgtgtgtgtgtgtgtgtgagtgagtgtgtgagtgagtgtgtgtgtgagtgtgtgagtgagtgtgtattgttTATCCTGACTGGGTGGCAGCAGCATTCTCCTTCCCACCCTTGTTTGGTGAGGATGACCTCCTCTCACCTGATGTATGAAAGATTGCTGTTGCCCTAGCACACACTTATTCAGCAGAATGTACTGATAGCCTGATAGACATCACCATGACACACTTACAAAGAAACAGAGCCTCGAGTGCAGGGGAAATCCATATGAAACAGCAAAAACATAAAGAAGTAATCTACACCCTCCCTGTGTAAAAAACACAGCCTGCTACTATTTCGGTCTACTCCTTGAGAGTTTTGGTAGAATTGCATGTCAGTGCAGCCTGTCTCTGCATGTGAGGAGTAGCTTGTGTCTGCAGGcaagattttcttttcttttttctttttatcttttttccccccacaatCACCCACGGCTCACTCTGTTTGGAGGGTGCAGAGTTTCAGCAAATCTTttcaagacccccccccccccccccccccaccccacccggcCCGGCCCCGGCCCACCACCTTTCTTCATGCTGACAGGAATAGAGACCCTAGCAGGATGAGGGGAGGAAGTGACACACGAACACAGGAAGACAAGAGCTCAAGCACACTCACCGCAGATTCAGCCCGCCTCTCTCTGGCACTCGCGTTTGCTTCGTACTGCAGtccacgtacacacgtacacacacacacacacacgcacacacacaaacacacacacacacacacacacacaacatgcaatgTATGCATATGGcaggcaagaaagaaagaactgagaaaaaaagaattttTCAAAAAGTTGACTCTGAACGCTGAGTTCAAGTTGAAGAGTTCAGGAATATGTTTTtctagaacagtgtgtgtgtgtgtgtgtgtgtgtgttcattaagcAGCTCTAGACTTGGTTCAGTCAGTCATTTGTTATCATCTGACTGCAGCCTCCTCTGCTGGTCACCTCTCCTCTGTTACTCCTGTATGCTATTCTGCATATGAGCTACTGTAGCTTACAGTACTTGCACTACAGCGTCCTTAGTGGTTAGGTAGCATGTTTGCCCATTAATTGTACCCCAATGTTTAATTTCTATGGACTGAAGTAGcgtaacaaaatgttattgttcATTGTGTTTAGTCTCATTTTTTTAAAGTATGATAAGATTTTTGTTGCTGTCTACTCTGTTACACTTAGACATGGCATGTGGCTTCATTGGCAGAGGATTCTACTGTAGTTACAGGGCAGGATGTGCCCGTTATTGAATGCTGAGAAATAATACATAATGTATCAGTTCAGACGCATGGCTTCAAACAATACTGTGGTCATTTATATCTATTTATTAAATAAACCAATAATTATGTACAAAAATGAATGACACTTTTGTGGACATATGTTACAACACCCTTTGTAAACAGCTTATTTACATACATTGCTTACTGGAAAAGATGATTAAAAAACTTTTATACAGTCTTGaaaatatttgacatttttataCAATTATTTGACATTATTCCCATTGAAAACATGTTTTAAGGTACCAAGGTAAAATCCTTCAAAAAAAAGATCAACTTTTGCAGCTTCCAAAAATGATCAAATAAATTAACATTCTTAGCATTCTATGATATCACTCAGTATATAAATCGATATAAATTGTAGCTTTGGCATAGAAGGCGTCGGTCAGTCAGAACTCTTTTCATAACTGACTGTTCCAAGACCAGTACATTATGAGagctgtgtatgtctgtaagaTCATCCCAATTTAGCTTCTATTCACAACAAGCAACGGTGAGAACCATTGAGGTGGTAAATCGTGAGGGTGAGACCTGTGAAACATCACACCACTTCTATCACCTCTAATGCTGACCATCAATTTCAGTACCTCTGTCCTCTCAGCTGGAGGCTAAAATAGCATCATGGCTGTCTTCTGGAGGCACTTCTTCAAGCTCAGACAAGGTTTTGACACCTGTGGCTCATAATCTACAAACATCAACAGCTCAAGAGGTCCCCGCACGGTGACCTCGAAGCGAGTAGGGCTCTTCGGTCTTGAGGTTTTCAGTCGTGGGTTTCCACATTGCTGGCGAGCTTTCTTTTGCGTGCTGACACCAAGTCATAGAAGGGATCCTTAGTAATACTGGCcctgcaagagaaagagaactaGTTCAGATTGCTGGTAGCAAACACGTTTCTGGGTATGATGGATATTGAGGTGAATAAAAGCAAAGACTGAAACACTTGAGAAGTTACATGCTGTGAAGAGAGTGCATGTTTGTCCAGTCTCAATTTATAAAATAACTCAGTCGGAGTAGTAGGATATACGGTCATCAACATTCCTGTCATATATCGCAGCTGTGTCTCAACTAGCAGACAAGCAAAACACATCATAGAGTTACGTCAGTGCCCACAGGCAAAATGCCCTGTAGAGATTCTTAAAAATTGAGAAACCTGACGATTTTTCACATACATGTAGGTCTCCATTTCTTGAGGTCACAGAGTTCTTGCTTGAGTTGCAAGTTGTCAAGCACGGTCGAGCTAAAGCTTCCAGGCAggtacagcgctacactctgggaaCATGTTTACTACCTCCAATGTctatgcccccagagtgtagagCTGTCTGCATGGCTActttagctgttggctgcagcgtCTCAAGCTAACTGTTTGtcttcagggtttttttttcattagccTACTCAGTAAGACAGTAgtcggtgaccttgagaaatgtgAGAGATCTATGAGAAACATTTTTGGATTTCTCCTTTACAGTAATATGACCACCAAGTTACGGAAGtgaataatttgattttgctcTCATGTTGTGGCTCTGTAGCAGGCTTGTGAAcaaattccgaattttagaatgggcctccattcaattcatgaattgggaTTTCAATTGAATTGGGCCCGCCCCACAgaaattggaattggaatgacaggaagtggaattcaattcatggcaattcaaaacaattcgacaggaagaatgtgttgaatgtgtcatacatacagtacattcagttttgggaaggcTACCTAGGAAATGTAATTGGTTAGTTTTCAATTATAagttatttgtttgttgatatcatatctgacatacagtatattgtgaaACCTCATTGTTAATATACATATATTGTCAAACTGCATTGCAtaacactacccttaaattatgtcaATGAATTTCTtcgaatttcattgaatttcaactCTACATCTTgcttttgacctcaattcaaatttaattcaaattcaataaTTGAATTAAAAtgtaggagtcattctcaattaaattctgaattttgcacaagcctgctctGTAGGCACGCAGCCATCCATGGATCTTTAATCTACAGTATTGAAGTATTGAAATCCAAACAAAAACGGGATGTTTTACAAGTAAACAAACCCAAAAGgcaaaataaacacattcaaTTATAGACTCGCTAATATCTTACACCTCTTACATGTGACcatgtatgcacgtgtgtgtacagtaaatgtgtgtgtgtgtgtgtgtgtgtgtgtgttagtgtgtgtgtcatatagtCATGGCTCTGACCGTATGGACGTGATCCACTCGTCCCTCTCCTCGGCAGTGGCTGCGCTGATACGGTAGGACTGGTGCTTCCCCATGACCACTTTGCCGTCTGTCTCAGTCTTGCAGGCCTTGATCTTTTTCCCCTGGGGGCTGAACAGCTCCAGACAGAACTGGAAACACACAAGACCCCCAGTCTAAACCACACGCTCACCAACAAAGTGCTCTTACGCTAAGAAGGCCACAATGGAAATAAGGAGGGCCTGAGCTACAGTACGTTCCATATTTCTGTATCATCTGTGTTTTCAATGCATGTGGTGACACGTTCAGTAATTTCCTGTAATATCCGCATGGTGTATAAGccgcaagttaaaagaaacaaaaccatattacagtaataccatattaactggccctGTGTATTAAATttaaattttgctaaatcaatgtataagctgcagctaaTAGCCTAGTTGGCAGGCTATTATATCTATTTTAGCAATAAAGTAAAACCAAacaatcaattaattaattaaacaaagaatcaatcaatcaaccaatggTCTGTCACCTGCTTATGAGGATCCTCTACCTCCTGCACGCAGAGATTCTCTAATGGAATGATCCCTTTGGGCTCTTTGTCCTATAGAGGTGACACAGATCATTATAAGCCCCTCAGAAATGATCAGCACTTGTTTAAACGCCAGAGGGAGACCGTACTCACCGCAGTGTACTGAAAGTAATAGAGGCAGCTGTCGGTTAAAATGAACCACCTCCTCTTCCACGTCTTCACTCTGCCCCCTGCAGGAGAAAAATGGTTACTGCATGATCTCATTTTCACTCAGAGCTATGTATACTCTTATCAAGACTTAACAGAAAACAAGAGACTGAAGCAGCAGTAACAAGTTGCCTCTAAACTTGATATTCAGCACCATAATTAAAGTTTCAAACGTTGAGTCTTCTGAGTCGTCAGACTCTTTTGTCCCAGTCGACACAGACTAACAATGGTGACACCATTTACCAAATTGCCTCTATCACAATGAATAAACACAAAGCATTTGACCTTGTATTTGTGTCCTTGTGTACCTTGTGTCCTTTTATTAAACATAGCAGATGATTTGCATAGTTTgctttgtctttttgtttaGATCTATTTTGTAAAGATGCCACTGTTTTCAGCAACAGAAGCCGCAATCTGTAAAGTATAGGTTCTATTGACAGCTATTTTTTGTAGGCGGCGACAGTGAGCTCACCCTCTTTAAGTAACCACCCCTCTCGGTCTGGgttgaagaatgtgtgtgtgagatcattgCCATCATCCTCAGGGATTTTGAATGGTTCATTGTGAATACTCTCAaacagtttctgtgtgtgaaataaaaCAGAATAACAATTGTAACATTAGTTTAGACATGCATATAAACTCTTACTGTTAAGACATCAAGCTGTCAGCATCAACTGTCTCCAGCCCAGAGACAAATATCAACGCAAATATCAGTGAagtgtgctgaagtgtgtggACACTGAATCTGCATTTTGTAACAATTGACTGTTTGCATTGTGCTGTCTgttttgtcaagtcaagtcaagtcactttatttatatagcacatttaaaacaacagccgttgacccaaagtgcttcacaggtagaaagtgcttcacaggtgttttggtaagtTTAGGATCATAATCCATAGAATAGTCATCTTTCTTGGCAATAATCATACTTCTGAAGAGAAATGCATAGCCAGAGGGGCTGGACAGTATTGGCCTGGGGGTGCCGTGTGGCGGGGCCACGCTCAAAGCCCTACCGTGAGGAGCTCGCTGGGCAGGTCGCCCCCGTTGTTGATGCCTCGGTTCATGCTGATGAAGCGCTCCAGGTTGGGCTTGTCCTTCACGTTAGGGTTGTGCAGGCTGGTGTTCAGCATGATGATGGCAAAGGACAGGATGTAGCAGGTGtctgcacagcacacaaacacatgccacAGGTTggtctgtgtactgtacattgtgtgtatctgtatagcATGGGCTAGCCACTTGGTTTCCACCAAATCAAATGTGTATGAGTCATGAACCGTAGTTCTACAGGCCACATCATAAGCCCCAACAAGTGTAGCAACAAGTGGGGTAATAGTGACCAAAGACTACTTCCCTCTCCACATATTGCGAAAAGAAGTATGAATGGTGAGGATACGTCACAGCAGTAGTCTATGAGAATACCCAGAATTCTTAGCTTCAACCTCAGG
Encoded here:
- the cyth4a gene encoding cytohesin-3, with amino-acid sequence MGSQRKDSFLWGKAPSLEFSPHEKKQLETMRIHKNDIMDDIQKLRLEIENVMSEIENMASDEENKSAVRTKRFLCGKKKFNMDPKKGIQYLVDNCLLEWTPEAVSEFLYKEDGLNKTAIGNFLGEREDMHLRILKAFVDLHEFSDLNLVQALRQFLWSFRLPGEAQKIDRMMEAFATRYCDCNAGVFQSTDTCYILSFAIIMLNTSLHNPNVKDKPNLERFISMNRGINNGGDLPSELLTKLFESIHNEPFKIPEDDGNDLTHTFFNPDREGWLLKEGGRVKTWKRRWFILTDSCLYYFQYTADKEPKGIIPLENLCVQEVEDPHKQFCLELFSPQGKKIKACKTETDGKVVMGKHQSYRISAATAEERDEWITSIRASITKDPFYDLVSARKRKLASNVETHD